From Panicum hallii strain FIL2 chromosome 2, PHallii_v3.1, whole genome shotgun sequence, a single genomic window includes:
- the LOC112883338 gene encoding ycf20-like protein — MLLRRGAPPCAPPAPSGGLCGGGGSPPARCCVPFRQAACFLRPTKENSGRDLSYRRKNCRWRPAFALETGGPSNTDGQDFDEDSGFLGRTRLGRLIQAAGRELLEKLNSARTKTPTKIFLILLGFYTANALATILGQTGDWDVLIAGVVVAAIEGIGMLMYRKPIARPPGRLQSLISMVNYWKAGVCLGLFVDAFKVGS; from the exons ATGCTGCTGCGGCGTGGTGCCCCGCCCTGCGCTCCGCCGGCGCCGTCCGGTGGGCTCTGCGGGGGCGGGGGCTCCCCGCCGGCGCGGTGCTGCGTCCCCTTCCGCCAAGCAGCATGCTTCCTGCGGCCGACCAAGGAGAATAGCGGAAGGGATCTCAG TTACCGGAGGAAAAACTGCAGATGGAGGCCAGCCTTTGCTTTGGAAACTGGTGGGCCATCAAACACTGATGGCCAAGACTTTGATGAGGACAGTGGCTTCCTTGGTAGGACGAGGCTGGGCAGACTCATCCAAGCTGCTGGAAGGGAGCTGCTTGAAAAGCTGAACTCTGCCAGAACCAAGACCCCCACAAAAATATTCCTTATCCTTCTTGGCTTCTACACAGCAAACGCGTTGGCAACAATACTAGGGCAGACTGGAGACTGGGATGTTCTTATTGCTGGTGTTGTAGTGGCCGCCATTGAGGGAATTGGCATGCTTATGTACAGAAAACCAATCGCCAGGCCTCCTGGCAGGCTTCAATCGTTGATTTCAATGGTGAACTACTGGAAAGCTGGTGTATGTCTAGGCCTTTTCGTGGATGCCTTCAAGGTGGGTAGCTGA